In Daphnia pulicaria isolate SC F1-1A chromosome 5, SC_F0-13Bv2, whole genome shotgun sequence, a single genomic region encodes these proteins:
- the LOC124340780 gene encoding uncharacterized protein LOC124340780 isoform X2: protein MESSASNSYRRPDSRASLSSNNETLLTNEFPGFGEMPDEVVERFESSLPMVHIDLSAIPEKFHAKAKEQVLGNCYVKIRDLAILVNSSKDNNERKAVKRPRDDSLSRNNENFTTARISTKGQHWKLPKKKSKALKNPESYNVRNVSETRLVVQKKLIQYELPQCTPLRPDVEYEETDTDPIAGPSHNYRNHYVTSSVPTVFPRKNHPILQNVSKVHGESVMQPELNTKSKSVKHSKGCVNVGTQTEPQPQPASTQTQFEFLQRRISELELMMASNRSFQTPSPLPQKNQDDAASALSTPPNSDSGSCNGGVEKKSESSSSKRNSTPTKSAFIVVNRLTDSDLRQYGVGRNSSVSPTEETRPKKRPRLSSSVSDSERHSFKKPEKRSEKPSGKDLFGEESDEDMVPHPKKVLEKPQPLDMDELNYDFDEEEEVEESRPASVDKQKKSNETNQRDKSSKSDKKEKTSEKDKRKEKERKKKDSDKTKAGEHSKSSKEKSGKESRKSGKNPVAAVNTLKYKIPKKSAPPTVGLPPDLQQNLDQFTKGYTQSPAQQTVSLGTSESVLPKNTVVKPNDLANVPSTSKNAVKQPVAPESFEFCDKTATPILCNPRESVKGRITKSVNFREENLESVRTISPLCQFQQAERAIEVPSVREKYIPLIINDLTYEPKSSPRKPVVGIRPFRPPTRRIGDERGGRRFDASSSSSSSDSASEMSENESSDKINTNEHSGETISALFPPNDLRLSVENQSISNGSSVIPEESSGDPTAQEMEETTTHLSSTASDELCTPSSAVEPVSIINNAATGDSTKEVPPSPRRQTPEPISQVSSTLVKVKSSIPMEDDDSEEEDDVLDIGLNESFGYEEEELPPPKLPSNTINNAPAKIVFDRPSPAKIVAPLNKANDPAMTVKPPIIQRTVMANPPYPQDDVASTRGLCFDLVRSGGCKLSDTPNKKCDFSHDLNSALDFVNYLCNKKGSVPLAYRLVCCMTNIDSPLNKTLSEPLGVRIVGTVIKAIVMGNRQEYMSIALEMLCDKKLPLIPEFVDGVIKQTPVSSASVNHLVSLYERCQSVDSYYKMSLVSFYKVTAVLVDHWEPPLKKWEFICNIVELASSNYPQSFRPSYEVLCFLFGEAHDQLRLERLCILFNGIEPPVIALLGPEKRHEILNRLRNFGLVHWYDRYAGIRRPVEVEMHAMPNSIRPTQSQLIGAQQYLPNGMANHPPRGAMQPVLRAPHPSMPLAHQMPSLRQPNYGSQFPLMPPVGLQRPSVPTFPSPSLHRPQPPIVPAVGVHRPQPPNVPAVGVHRQQPPTVPAVGVHRPQPPAIPMGHSIVNVLHPQAPPSVPNSIFDLREKVNRPVPYENGSGPVPSSSDSLAASNPASPPKEVYPDETKKTTPIIALEVPKPAHSLDLNLFEPESPEVEPVFLEESEEEKEPQEPRVVVELSHAGEDELLTEFNKQNFKAVTSWYLQHYTGDRKCRMLAQLVHLIKTNPIYDSEGSNQAMSPGHIAFKILHTAFVDEEGNPTVLDPRQRQALCDLIFFVLYHFLEMSMTDDEDERMVQAELAKNFLELLMVFQELVPLEDFIKHPGLLQFVAKCSLEVYLSKEEDEEDFLGVVVPHIERAIMLLTEFHKIIKKIPSYVNFDLVRQDMDIADQLLQTLGDFHQREGADRFSAGIAGLYDDYNNAALCNKSLFQALLPSG from the exons ATGGAGTCATCAGCCTCTAACAGCTATCGGCGTCCCGATTCCCGTGCCAGCTTAAGTTCAAATAATGAAACTCTTTTGACAAATGAATTTCCTGGATTTGGGGAAATGCCAGATGAAGTGGTCGAACGCTTTGAATCCTCACTACCAATGGTTCATATTGACTTGAGTGCGATTCCCGAGAAATTCCACGCAAAGGCGAAAGAACAAGTTCTTGGCAACTGCTATGTGAAAATTCGTGACCTAGCAATCCTAGTAAATAGTAGTAAAGACAATAATGAGCGCAAGGCTGTGAAGCGTCCAAGGGATGACAGCTTATCAAGAAACAACGAAAACTTTACAACTGCAAGAATTTCAACTAAAGGACAACATTGGAAattaccaaaaaagaaatcaaaggcaTTAAAAAACCCTGAAAGTTATAATGTTAGAAATGTTAGTGAAACAAGGCTTGttgttcaaaaaaaattaattcaatatgAGTTGCCACAATGCACTCCACTTCGCCCTGATGTGGAGTACGAGGAGACTGACACAGATCCCATTGCTGGACCTTCTCATAACTACCGCAACCATTATGTTACCAGCAGTGTTCCAACAGTCTTTCCAAGGAAGAACCACCCAATTTTACAGAATGTTTCAAAAGTTCATGGTGAATCAGTCATGCAACCTGAGTTGAATACCAAATCCAAGAGTGTTAAGCATTCCAAAGGGTGTGTGAATGTTGGCACTCAGACTGAGCCTCAACCTCAACCTGCCTCAACTCAAACTCAATTCGAGTTCTTACAACGCCGCATCAGTGAGCTGGAATTGATGATGGCTTCAAACCGTTCATTCCAAACTCCATCGCCACTTCCGCAAAA aaaTCAAGATGATGCTGCCTCAGCTTTATCAACCCCACCAAACTCCGACTCTGGTTCTTGTAATGGTGGTGTCGAAAAGAAATCCGAGAGTTCAAGTTCCAAACGAAACTCTACACCCACCAAGTCAGCATTCATAGTAGTAAATCGCTTGACTGACAGTGATTTACGGCAATATGGTGTTGGTCGTAATTCCTCGGTATCGCCCACTGAAGAAACACGACCTAAGAAAAGACCTCGTCTAAGCTCATCAGTTTCTGATTCAGAGCGACATTCTTTCAAGAAACCAGAAAAAAGGAGTGAAAAACCCAGTGGAAAGGATTTATTTGGTGAAGAGAGCGACGAAGACATGGTTCCTCATCCGAAAAAAGTATTAGAAAAGCCACAACCATTGGACATGGATGAGCTTAATTACGActttgatgaagaagaagaagttgaggagTCGCGCCCGGCAAGTGTTGACAAGCAGAAGAAAAGTAATGAAACTAATCAACGTGACAAGTCTTCCAAAAGtgacaaaaaggagaaaacttccgaaaaagacaagaggaaggagaaagagaggaagaagaaagatagCGATAAAACGAAAGCTGGCGAACATTCAAAATCATCAAAGGAGAAAAGTGGCAAGGAGTCAAGAAAATCTGGGAAGAACCCTGTGGCTGCGGTGAATACCTTGAAATACAAAATTCCAAAGAAGTCGGCTCCGCCAACAGTCGGGTTGCCGCCAGACTTGCAACAGAACCTTGATCAATTTACGAAAGGATATACACAATCTCCAGCCCAGCAAACTGTATCTTTAGGAACGTCTGAATCTGTGCTCCCCAAGAATACGGTTGTTAAACCAAACGATCTCGCAAACGTGCCGTCAACATCAAAGAATGCAGTTAAACAGCCAGTGGCTCCCGAATCTTTTGAATTCTGTGACAAAACAGCTACCCCTATTCTTTGCAATCCTCGTGAAAGTGTTAAAGGACGGATCACCAAATCTGTAAATTTTCGCGAGGAAAATCTTGAAAGTGTTCGTACCATAAGTCCACTTTGTCAGTTTCAGCAGGCTGAGAGGGCTATTGAAGTTCCATCTGTCCGTGAGAAGTATATCCCTCTTATAATTAACGATTTGACTTATGAACCTAAATCGTCACCAAGAAAGCCCGTAGTTGGGATTAGGCCGTT CCGCCCGCCTACACGTCGGATCGGAGACGAGCGAGGAGGAAGACGGTTCGACGCTAGTTCAAGCAGTTCGTCGTCTGATTCCGCGAGCGAAATGTCCGAAAACGAATCAAGTGACAAGATCAACACAAATGAGCATTCCGGGGAAACAATTAGCGCCTTATTTCCGCCAAACGATCTCCGCTTAAGCGTTgagaatcaatcaatttccaATGGCTCCTCCGTTATTCCAGAGGAGTCGAGTGGTGATCCAACTGCACAAGAAATGGAGGAAACCACAACGCATTTGTCTTCCACCGCCTCGGATGAATTATGCACACCGAGTTCGGCCGTTGAACCTGTATCCATTATAAATAATGCTGCAACAGGAGATTCCACGAAGGAAG TTCCTCCTTCTCCTCGGCGTCAGACTCCTGAACCAATATCTCAAGTTTCTTCTACTCTGGTGAAAG TAAAAAGCTCAATCCCGATGGAAGACGATGactctgaagaagaagatgatgtacTCGACATTGGCCTCAATGAGAGTTTCGgttacgaagaagaagaactgccTCCACCCAAGCTGCCTTCCAATACGATCAATAACGCACCGGCCAAGATAGTTTTTGATCGACCATCGCCTGCTAAAATTGTGGCACCATTGAACAAAGCAAACGATCCAGCTATGACAGTCAAGCCGCCAATCATTCAAAGGACCGTGATGGCAAATCCCCCATATCCTCAAG ATGATGTAGCGAGCACCCGAGGGTTATGTTTCGATCTTGTTCGCTCAGGAGGGTGTAAATTAAGCGACACTCCCAATAAGAAGTGCGATTTCAGCCACGATTTAAACTCGGCTCTTGATTTCGTTAATTATTTGTGCAACAAGAAAGGCAGTGTACCATTAGCCTATAGATTGGTATGTTGCATGACCAACATCGATTCGCCGCTTAATAAAACTTTGAGTGAACCCCTTGGAGTTAGGATAGTCGGAACCGTAATCAAAGCTATTGTGATG ggAAACCGGCAGGAATATATGTCAATTGCCTTGGAAATGTTGTGTGATAAAAAGTTGCCGTTGATTCCCGAGTTCGTGGATGGAGTTATAAAACAAACACCAGTTTCTTCGGCGTCTGTGAATCACCTAGTGAGTCTTTATGAACGATGTCAATCCGTCGATTCTTACTATAAG ATGTCACTAGTCTCATTTTACAAAGTCACGGCAGTTCTCGTTGATCATTGGGAACCACCCttgaaaaaatgggaatttaTTTGCAATATAGTCGAGTTAGCATCATCAAACTACCCACAATCCTTTCGGCCGTCATATGAG GTGCTGTGTTTCCTATTTGGCGAAGCACATGATCAATTAAGACTTGAACGACTgtgtattttatttaatggGATTGAGCCACCTGTCATTGCGCTACTAGGACCAGAGAAACGTCATGAAATACTCAATAGGTTAAGGAACTTTGGTTTGGTGCACTGGTACGACAGATACGCGGGGATTCGCCGCCCTGTGGAGGTCGAGATGCATGCGATGCCTAATTCGATTCGACCAAC GCAATCGCAACTTATTGGGGCTCAACAATATTTGCCAAATGGAATGGCCAATCATCCTCCTCGTGGTGCTATGCAACCAGTACTTAGGGCCCCACATCCTAGCATGCCACTGGCTCATCAAATGCCTTCACTGAGGCAACCCAACTATGGATCTCAGTTTCCGCTCATGCCACCAGTAGGTTTACAACGACCTTCGGTTCCTACATTTCCATCACCAAGCTTACATCGACCGCAGCCTCCGATTGTACCAGCAGTTGGCGTACATCGTCCACAACCTCCAAATGTACCAGCAGTTGGCGTACATCGTCAACAGCCTCCAACTGTACCAGCAGTTGGCGTACATCGCCCACAACCTCCTGCGATTCCAATGGGCCACTCCATTGTAAACGTACTTCACCCACAAGCACCACCTTCGGTCCCAAATTCCATATTTGATTTAAGGGAAAAAGTAAACAGACCAGTGCCTTATGAAAACGGAAGTGGCCCAGTTCCTTCATCATCAGATTCACTTGCAGCATCAAATCCCGCATCGCCCCCAAAGGAAGTTTACCCTGATGAAAC GAAAAAGACTACACCTATCATTGCACTGGAAGTCCCTAAACCCGCCCATTCACTGGATCTTAATTTGTTTGAACCGGAATCGCCGGAGGTGGAGCCTGTTTTTCTAGAGGAAAGTGAGGAAGAAAAGGAACCTCAGGAACCTCGTGTTGTGGTCGAGCTTTCTCATGCAGGAGAGGATGAACTTCTGACAGAGTTCAATAAGCAGAATTTTAAAGCCGTCACTTCTTGGTATCTTCAGCACTATACAGGGGACAGGAAATGTAGGATGCTCGCACAACTCGTGCATTTAATCAAAACAAACCCGATTTACGATAGTGAAGGCAGTAATCAAGCAATGTCACCTGGGCATATTGCCTTCAAGATATTACACACCGCGTTCGTTGATGAAGAAG gCAATCCTACTGTGCTCGATCCTCGGCAACGACAGGCCTTATGTGACctgatttttttcgttttgtatcattttttggaaatgTCCATGACTGACGACGAGGATGAAAGAATGGTTCAAGCAGAATTGGCAAAAAACTTTCTGGAACTGCTTATGGTTTTCCAAGAACTTGTGCCTTTGGAGGATTTTATAAAACATCCAGGATTACTCCAGTTTGTTGCCAAGTGCTCACTAGAAGTGTACTTgtccaaagaagaagatgaagaagacttCTTAGGTGTGGTCGTACCTCACATTGAACGCGCAATAATGTTGTTAACTG AATTCCACAAAATTATTAAGAAAATTCCGTCATACGTGAATTTTGATCTGGTACGCCAAGATATGGATATAGCAGACCAGTTACTCCAAACACTTGGTGATTTCCATCAACGTGAAGGAGCAGATAGGTTTTCTGCTGGAATTGCTGGGTTGTATGATGATTACAATAATGCAGCCTTGTGCAATAAATCTC tATTCCAAGCATTGCTGCCATCCGGCTAA